In one window of Eggerthella guodeyinii DNA:
- a CDS encoding LuxR family transcriptional regulator, producing MTPSLRKELWRTPDLLGFAAHWTWIWCVFWSSLFYGEGTLLGPSGGEVAAAGLAGIALEPLWVTSLLANVVTIAFLLLLSYLRNPLSDVKGLPQLAAALTALGTVAISHPALAGTGDAASTLYLTGSLLTGVGSGIVVVLWAELLASLGSQRTVNYSVVSLLIAAVAYLLVRLLPIDAAQLVVALLPLISMGCFIHFKRSVPRPPRAMRNVRVREKPPVRMMVIAVFFGVSFGAMKGLIAPVGDDWIGVRDQLNIIAIAGGALAVFVTMSVYKMDFDHLTYQIALPLMAAGFLFLPLHEPWNVIGTAVHQFGYQYFYIVLWALWPVLASRGGVPTGWVVGWGLLCIQLGQFVGSVAAALALTVVHGDLGLAMLSAGIVFVILIIALFAMGSGSANTGWGFVKPMEEADATSDLEKAGTRLARSCRLSPREIEVFFLLAKGRNRAYIREELVIGDETVKSHVKSIYRKTDVHSQQELIDLLERESGVEG from the coding sequence ATGACACCATCGTTGCGCAAGGAGCTGTGGCGCACGCCCGACCTGTTGGGGTTCGCGGCCCATTGGACCTGGATCTGGTGCGTGTTCTGGAGCTCGCTGTTCTACGGCGAAGGAACGCTGCTCGGCCCGTCAGGCGGCGAGGTCGCAGCGGCGGGGCTCGCAGGCATCGCGCTCGAGCCGCTGTGGGTGACGTCGCTGCTGGCGAACGTGGTGACCATCGCGTTTCTGCTGCTACTCTCCTATCTGCGCAACCCGCTGTCCGACGTGAAGGGGCTCCCCCAGCTTGCCGCCGCGCTCACCGCGCTGGGCACCGTCGCCATCTCCCACCCCGCGCTCGCCGGGACGGGCGATGCGGCCTCGACCCTCTACCTGACCGGATCGCTGCTGACCGGTGTGGGCAGCGGCATCGTCGTGGTGCTGTGGGCCGAGCTGCTGGCCTCGCTGGGGTCGCAGCGCACCGTGAACTACAGTGTGGTGTCGCTGCTCATCGCCGCGGTGGCGTACCTCCTCGTGCGGTTGCTCCCCATCGACGCAGCGCAGCTCGTGGTGGCCCTGCTCCCCCTGATCAGCATGGGGTGCTTCATCCACTTCAAGCGCAGCGTGCCGCGTCCGCCGCGCGCGATGCGCAACGTGCGCGTGCGCGAGAAGCCGCCGGTGCGCATGATGGTGATCGCCGTGTTCTTCGGCGTGTCGTTCGGCGCCATGAAGGGACTCATCGCCCCGGTGGGCGACGATTGGATCGGCGTGCGCGACCAGCTGAACATCATCGCCATCGCAGGCGGCGCGCTGGCCGTGTTCGTCACGATGAGCGTGTACAAGATGGACTTCGACCACCTGACGTACCAGATCGCGCTGCCGCTCATGGCTGCGGGGTTCCTGTTCCTGCCGCTGCACGAGCCGTGGAACGTCATCGGCACCGCCGTGCACCAGTTCGGCTACCAGTACTTCTACATCGTGCTGTGGGCGCTGTGGCCCGTGCTGGCCTCGCGCGGCGGCGTGCCGACCGGCTGGGTGGTGGGCTGGGGCCTGCTGTGCATCCAGCTGGGGCAGTTCGTCGGCTCGGTCGCGGCCGCCCTCGCGCTCACCGTGGTGCACGGCGACCTTGGGCTGGCCATGCTGTCGGCGGGCATCGTGTTCGTGATCCTCATCATCGCGCTGTTCGCGATGGGGAGCGGGTCGGCGAACACGGGCTGGGGGTTCGTGAAACCGATGGAGGAGGCCGACGCCACGTCCGACCTCGAGAAGGCGGGCACGCGCCTGGCGCGCAGCTGCCGCTTGTCGCCGCGCGAGATCGAGGTGTTCTTCCTGCTGGCGAAGGGGCGCAACCGCGCCTACATCCGCGAGGAGCTGGTCATCGGCGACGAGACGGTGAAGAGCCACGTGAAGAGCATCTACCGCAAAACCGACGTCCACTCCCAACAAGAGCTGATCGACCTGCTAGAGCGAGAAAGCGGCGTGGAGGGATAG
- a CDS encoding FAD-dependent oxidoreductase — MEEEKKQGLSRRAFLGLGGTALAGAAVAGLAGCAPQGSADAGKASTAGAADGATGGMPVADSGASAGPDVAGMHSWEIAPDAIPADKITGTEDCDVLVVGAGLGGCCATIAALEEGAKKVITIDKNPETVVARGVHIAGFHTKVQQGLVDQGLVEEPDYNNVVRRWINWAQGRVKEPLLWEFAHKSGACFDWLYDLATKKGLEALLWDGYYKGPDYTEYPVTHIFYQADKYEETINFTFYQGSGVGDVYGNAVLVPALYDTIEELGGEIRWETKSERLVRDGDGPVTGAIVATGKNEYTQINAKSVIIASGDYAADDEMFQYYSPMTAYAMDGRFYNPPDVDTGDMHKQALWAGAAMQKSEPHSAVMHLDFGAASYGFLHVNWDGKRFKNEDVNTQSKSVTKALQTQKDAWTIYDSHGLEQVKAQMDAGLGGGLQWGQLTQPVGGEYNLEAQQIVLEGEVESGQTLKADSLKQLAEKMGVPPENLEATVARYNELCDLGKDLDYGKRPEVMGKVQDPPFYAGKLVASLLTMCGGLRTNTDCQVLDAEDQPIEGLYVCGSAAGEFFGAGDYPTYVPGIGHGRCVTFGRIAGINAAGGDAESKIPSLDI; from the coding sequence ATGGAGGAAGAGAAGAAGCAGGGCCTTTCGCGTCGAGCGTTCTTGGGTCTGGGCGGCACCGCGCTCGCGGGTGCGGCCGTCGCCGGGCTGGCGGGCTGCGCGCCGCAGGGTTCCGCCGACGCGGGCAAGGCCTCGACGGCGGGCGCGGCGGATGGCGCGACGGGCGGCATGCCCGTGGCCGACAGCGGCGCTTCGGCCGGTCCCGACGTGGCCGGCATGCACAGCTGGGAGATCGCGCCCGACGCCATCCCCGCAGACAAGATCACGGGCACCGAGGACTGCGACGTGCTCGTCGTGGGCGCGGGTCTCGGCGGCTGCTGCGCCACCATCGCCGCGCTCGAGGAGGGCGCGAAGAAGGTCATCACCATCGACAAGAATCCCGAGACGGTGGTCGCGCGCGGCGTGCACATCGCCGGCTTCCACACGAAGGTGCAGCAGGGCCTCGTGGACCAGGGCCTCGTCGAGGAGCCCGACTACAACAACGTCGTGCGCCGCTGGATCAACTGGGCGCAGGGCCGCGTGAAGGAGCCGCTGCTGTGGGAGTTCGCGCACAAGAGCGGCGCATGCTTCGACTGGCTGTACGACCTGGCCACCAAGAAGGGCCTCGAGGCGCTGCTGTGGGATGGCTACTACAAGGGCCCCGACTACACCGAGTACCCGGTCACGCACATCTTCTACCAGGCCGACAAGTACGAGGAAACCATCAACTTCACCTTCTACCAGGGCTCGGGCGTGGGCGACGTGTACGGCAACGCGGTGCTCGTGCCGGCGCTGTACGACACCATCGAGGAGCTGGGCGGCGAGATCCGCTGGGAGACGAAGAGCGAGCGCCTCGTCCGCGACGGCGACGGCCCGGTGACCGGCGCCATCGTGGCCACCGGCAAGAACGAGTACACGCAGATCAACGCGAAGTCGGTCATCATCGCCTCGGGCGACTACGCCGCCGACGACGAGATGTTCCAGTACTACTCGCCCATGACCGCCTACGCCATGGACGGCCGCTTCTACAACCCGCCCGACGTCGACACCGGCGACATGCACAAGCAGGCCCTGTGGGCCGGCGCGGCCATGCAGAAGTCCGAGCCGCATTCGGCCGTCATGCACCTCGACTTCGGCGCGGCAAGCTACGGCTTCCTGCACGTGAACTGGGACGGCAAGCGCTTCAAGAACGAGGACGTGAACACCCAGTCGAAGAGCGTGACGAAGGCGCTGCAGACGCAGAAGGACGCCTGGACCATCTACGACTCCCATGGCCTCGAGCAGGTGAAGGCCCAGATGGACGCCGGCCTCGGCGGCGGTTTGCAATGGGGTCAGCTCACGCAGCCCGTGGGCGGCGAGTACAACCTGGAGGCGCAGCAGATCGTCCTCGAGGGCGAGGTTGAGAGCGGCCAGACGCTGAAGGCCGATTCGCTGAAGCAGCTCGCCGAGAAGATGGGCGTGCCGCCCGAGAACCTCGAGGCCACGGTCGCCCGCTACAACGAGCTGTGCGACCTGGGCAAGGACCTCGACTACGGCAAGCGCCCCGAGGTCATGGGCAAGGTACAGGATCCGCCGTTCTACGCCGGCAAGCTGGTGGCCAGCCTGCTCACCATGTGCGGCGGCCTGCGCACGAACACCGACTGCCAGGTGCTCGACGCCGAGGATCAGCCGATCGAGGGCCTGTACGTGTGCGGCTCGGCCGCCGGCGAGTTCTTCGGCGCGGGCGACTATCCCACCTACGTGCCGGGTATCGGCCACGGCCGCTGCGTGACCTTCGGCCGCATCGCTGGCATCAACGCCGCCGGCGGCGACGCCGAGTCGAAGATCCCCAGCCTCGACATCTAA
- a CDS encoding helix-turn-helix transcriptional regulator, translating to MPALRRSIQSSARELARVIARDGAASFVLAVVGLACCFVFCSMGSSVETVAMRSSELFAPSGQADALPTFAVTAGSLAAYALFGWAPLPAVDRVRGSMPVYAVCCVALAAVYAVTSLPVLSDASGARAFLLVLRGFLGVTTLVSWFALLGDRPRLFQVSAIAVAFAATALADLAFLALQAAVGFALLVALPLLSLGAYRVVARKRSGAGAAATAPAGAAADAAVGDAEPSRAASGGVARVLGSPILFCLLAGAVLGCIQGVGADLVLAHEQLAGGYVANNLLVAAALAIAAALVGGGAAFAHDGDDARLLAYARLTVIVALVLALCLSNVLMMSGTFVSLTAAKLIGALLLAYAWFAACARPGARAVRALARMLVCWQVAAALLQAAVMAMAGEGPVQVVNVIVVILLGAVLVMQLFPLFLSSRPATFPTGPSNGQTRSQALSISADEADLALVERFADEYGLTPRERELLGFFAQGYSVAYASEQLVLSPYTVRTHLRNIYVKTDTHSRDDLLALLKTY from the coding sequence TTGCCGGCATTGCGGCGAAGCATACAATCGAGCGCGCGCGAGCTCGCGCGCGTCATCGCGCGGGACGGGGCCGCGTCGTTCGTTCTCGCGGTCGTCGGGCTGGCCTGCTGCTTCGTGTTCTGCAGCATGGGCTCGTCGGTGGAGACGGTGGCCATGCGGTCTTCCGAGCTGTTCGCCCCGTCGGGACAGGCCGACGCGCTGCCGACGTTCGCCGTGACAGCGGGGTCGCTTGCCGCCTACGCGCTGTTCGGGTGGGCGCCGCTGCCCGCGGTCGATCGCGTGCGGGGGTCGATGCCCGTCTACGCCGTCTGCTGCGTCGCGTTGGCGGCGGTGTACGCGGTGACGTCCCTGCCGGTGCTGTCGGACGCTTCCGGCGCGCGGGCGTTCTTGCTCGTGCTGCGCGGCTTCCTGGGCGTGACGACCCTCGTGAGCTGGTTCGCGTTGCTGGGCGATCGTCCGCGCCTCTTCCAGGTTTCCGCGATCGCCGTCGCGTTCGCGGCGACCGCGCTGGCGGATCTCGCGTTCCTCGCGCTGCAGGCGGCCGTGGGGTTCGCGCTGCTGGTGGCGCTGCCCCTGCTCTCCCTCGGGGCGTACCGCGTCGTCGCGCGGAAGCGCTCCGGCGCCGGCGCGGCTGCAACTGCGCCGGCAGGTGCGGCTGCGGACGCAGCCGTCGGCGATGCCGAGCCGTCGCGCGCCGCATCGGGCGGCGTGGCGCGCGTGTTGGGCTCGCCCATCCTGTTCTGCCTGCTGGCGGGGGCGGTGCTGGGGTGCATCCAGGGCGTGGGAGCCGACCTGGTGCTCGCGCACGAGCAGCTGGCCGGGGGATACGTTGCGAACAACCTGCTGGTGGCCGCAGCGCTGGCCATCGCCGCGGCGCTCGTCGGCGGGGGCGCGGCGTTCGCGCACGACGGCGACGACGCGCGGCTGCTCGCCTATGCGCGGCTGACGGTCATCGTGGCCCTCGTGCTGGCGCTGTGCCTGTCCAACGTGCTGATGATGTCGGGCACGTTCGTGTCGCTGACCGCCGCGAAGCTGATCGGCGCGTTGCTGCTGGCGTACGCGTGGTTCGCGGCGTGCGCTCGCCCGGGCGCGCGAGCCGTCCGCGCCCTTGCGCGGATGCTCGTATGCTGGCAGGTGGCGGCGGCGCTTTTGCAGGCGGCCGTCATGGCGATGGCGGGCGAGGGGCCCGTGCAGGTGGTGAACGTCATCGTCGTGATCCTGCTGGGCGCCGTGCTGGTCATGCAGCTGTTCCCGCTCTTCCTGTCGAGCCGCCCCGCCACGTTCCCCACCGGGCCTTCGAACGGCCAGACGCGCTCCCAAGCGCTTTCGATTTCCGCCGACGAGGCCGACCTGGCGCTCGTCGAGCGGTTCGCGGACGAGTACGGGCTCACGCCGCGCGAGCGCGAGCTGCTGGGGTTCTTCGCTCAGGGGTACTCGGTGGCCTACGCTTCGGAGCAGCTCGTGCTGTCGCCGTACACCGTGCGCACGCACCTGCGCAACATCTACGTGAAGACGGACACGCACTCGCGCGACGATCTCTTGGCGCTGCTGAAGACGTACTAG
- a CDS encoding coproporphyrinogen-III oxidase family protein — MNELHVDLSFPYCPRRCDYCDALVATGRVADFERYADALVRELRAAAPEVRGRIVTSVRFSGGSPVLMPPKALARVMDELRNAFEVAPDADAALQATCAGLSFDALGHYRKAGITFLELGQETFDGVQHDALGLCYPMNSYIDARQLLTFCSWDGLGMSLLYGLPGQNRVNLSTSIVNAVGFGAREIALAPLRLRPGSALHERYAEHPERFDALPRKAWPTEDERLALRAAGEEQLVADGFTRVTQHLFSANGTLRASQRARCDDVDRLGVGAGAWSKLDGVVSRSTGDLARYLAHAEDIRAITAAADVLTPVEASCRYVAGRLFAAEGFSHAEHERRFGASLPAPLRAELERLAEAGWATCEGDRWKLTCEGGHRYDDAVQHLAAAAQAEKEAAGHRGAGASPRVAASA, encoded by the coding sequence CCTCTCTTTCCCGTACTGCCCCCGCCGCTGCGACTACTGCGACGCGCTCGTCGCCACCGGCAGGGTGGCCGACTTCGAACGCTACGCCGACGCGCTCGTGCGCGAGCTGCGCGCGGCCGCGCCCGAGGTGCGCGGGCGCATCGTGACGTCGGTGCGCTTCTCCGGGGGCTCGCCCGTGCTCATGCCGCCCAAAGCCCTCGCGCGCGTCATGGACGAGCTGCGGAACGCGTTCGAGGTGGCGCCGGATGCCGACGCGGCCCTGCAAGCGACGTGCGCGGGGCTGAGCTTCGACGCGCTCGGGCACTATCGCAAAGCGGGCATCACGTTCCTCGAGCTGGGACAGGAGACGTTCGACGGCGTGCAGCACGACGCGCTGGGGCTCTGCTACCCCATGAACAGCTACATCGACGCGCGGCAGCTGCTGACGTTCTGCTCGTGGGACGGCCTGGGCATGAGCCTGCTGTACGGCCTGCCCGGCCAGAACCGCGTCAACCTGTCCACCTCCATCGTCAACGCCGTCGGCTTCGGCGCGCGCGAGATCGCGCTCGCCCCGCTGCGGCTGCGGCCCGGAAGCGCGCTGCACGAGCGCTACGCCGAGCACCCCGAGCGCTTCGACGCGTTGCCGCGCAAGGCCTGGCCCACCGAAGACGAGCGGCTCGCCCTGCGTGCGGCCGGCGAAGAGCAGCTCGTCGCCGACGGCTTCACCCGCGTGACGCAGCACCTGTTCAGCGCGAACGGCACGCTGCGGGCGAGCCAGCGGGCGCGCTGCGACGACGTTGACCGCCTCGGCGTCGGCGCGGGGGCCTGGTCGAAGCTCGACGGCGTCGTGTCGCGCTCGACCGGCGACCTCGCCCGGTACCTGGCGCACGCCGAAGACATCCGCGCCATCACGGCGGCCGCCGACGTCCTGACGCCCGTCGAGGCGTCGTGCCGCTACGTGGCCGGGCGCCTGTTCGCAGCCGAGGGGTTCTCGCACGCCGAGCACGAGCGCCGCTTCGGCGCGAGCCTGCCCGCCCCCCTGCGCGCCGAGCTCGAGCGCCTGGCCGAAGCGGGCTGGGCGACGTGCGAAGGGGACCGCTGGAAGCTCACGTGCGAAGGCGGGCATCGGTACGACGATGCGGTGCAGCACCTTGCGGCCGCGGCACAGGCGGAGAAGGAGGCGGCCGGCCATCGCGGCGCCGGCGCGAGCCCGCGCGTCGCGGCGTCGGCCTAG